A single genomic interval of Spirosoma linguale DSM 74 harbors:
- a CDS encoding hypothetical protein (KEGG: lpf:lpl1626 hypothetical protein), which produces MTQLETADRQAYRSSSVSMRVDAIDILRAMTMILMIFVNDLWSLTAIPDWLEHVPHGVDGIGLADVVFPGFLFIVGMSLPFAMNARRQKGDTNSALVSHIIMRSIALLVMGVFLVNGESIDQKATGINRLVWNVLSCGSFILLWNAYPRTAAKWVVAVAKGVAIATLILLAFVYRGEEEKRFATHWWGILGLIGWSYLAAALVTVFARNRISILLAAWVGFSMLSMVSAANLLPESLSFIPSAIRGGTLVGLTMGGVVVSTLFDYFRRQADHKRMTLIFLLAAVALIGVSIYTRTFWGLSKLDATPAWLFLCSAFTMLAFLIIYWLVDRGGNARKLNFIKPAGTDTLLCYLIPYFAYAFTTLLNLHLPNALLTGGIGLLKSLLFALLCVWITGLLNKAGVRLKL; this is translated from the coding sequence ATGACACAGCTGGAAACCGCCGACCGCCAGGCATACCGATCATCTTCCGTATCCATGCGGGTCGATGCCATCGATATTCTCCGGGCCATGACCATGATTCTGATGATTTTTGTCAATGATCTCTGGTCGCTGACCGCCATTCCCGACTGGCTGGAACACGTGCCCCATGGCGTTGACGGGATTGGATTGGCAGACGTTGTCTTTCCGGGGTTTCTGTTCATCGTGGGTATGTCGCTGCCGTTTGCCATGAATGCCCGACGGCAGAAAGGCGATACGAATAGCGCCCTCGTTAGCCACATTATCATGCGTTCGATTGCCTTACTGGTGATGGGCGTCTTTTTGGTCAATGGCGAGTCTATTGACCAAAAGGCAACGGGAATCAACCGGCTCGTATGGAATGTGCTGTCGTGCGGTTCGTTTATTCTGCTCTGGAATGCTTATCCCAGAACAGCGGCAAAATGGGTAGTTGCCGTCGCCAAAGGCGTAGCTATTGCCACGCTCATCCTTCTGGCATTTGTATATCGGGGAGAAGAGGAAAAGCGGTTCGCGACGCACTGGTGGGGTATTTTGGGTTTGATCGGCTGGTCGTATCTGGCCGCAGCTCTGGTAACGGTATTTGCCCGTAATCGAATTAGTATATTACTGGCGGCCTGGGTTGGCTTCAGTATGTTGAGTATGGTATCGGCGGCCAACCTGCTGCCCGAATCCCTTTCGTTCATTCCCAGTGCTATTCGGGGAGGCACGTTGGTGGGGCTCACGATGGGGGGCGTTGTGGTGTCTACACTCTTTGATTACTTCCGGCGGCAAGCTGATCATAAGCGGATGACACTCATTTTTCTGTTGGCGGCTGTCGCATTAATTGGGGTATCCATATACACCCGAACGTTTTGGGGCCTGAGTAAGCTGGACGCTACGCCAGCCTGGCTGTTTTTGTGCAGTGCCTTCACCATGCTTGCGTTTCTGATAATCTATTGGCTGGTAGACAGGGGAGGGAATGCCCGCAAACTCAACTTCATAAAACCCGCCGGCACGGATACCCTGCTCTGCTACCTGATTCCCTACTTTGCGTACGCATTTACCACGTTGTTAAATCTTCATCTACCCAATGCGTTACTGACCGGCGGAATTGGCTTGTTAAAATCACTTCTGTTTGCACTGCTCTGTGTCTGGATAACGGGCCTGTTAAACAAGGCAGGCGTACGGTTAAAACTTTAA
- a CDS encoding protein of unknown function DUF1680 (PFAM: protein of unknown function DUF1680~KEGG: hypothetical protein) encodes MLRVSLVIMLCLGLQNGILAQAKSPKKSAPFAGYVTNRAPLKPNPYIELPLGAIRPQGWLKEMLLRQKTGASGRLDELYPLVMGKRNGWLGGDGDQWERGPYWIDGLLPLAYILNDPELIAKVKPWVEWAINSQQSNGYFGPLTDYPQEAGVQRDNCQDWWPKMVMLKILKQYYSATQDQRVIKLMTNYFKYQLRELPKHPLDHWTFWARYRGGDNLMVVYWLYNHTGDAFLLQLADLLHKQTFDYTNSFLNTNLLSQQGSIHCVNLAQGFKEPLIYYQQHPDQKYVKAVDKGLADLRHFNGMAHGLYGGDEALHGNNPTQGSELCSAVEMMFSLESMLNITGRVAYADQLEKIAFNALPAQVTDDFMGRQYFQQANQVMLTRHVRNFDQNHGGTDVCMGLLTGYPCCTSNMHQGWPKFTQNLWYATPDKGLAALVFSPSEVNAQVAGGNAVTFTEETNYPFDETIKFTLTTDKQATSLAFPFHMRIPAWCTKATITVNGRVWKETTGNQIVTVNRSWKSGDVVELHLPMHVMKNTWYENSVSIERGPLTYALKMEEEAKTVKNDRDPINYGNEYTEVRSSSPWNFGLVAVPEDKLEQAVNVIQKGAVAAFPWNPTNAPSEIRVKARRIPSWQLYNDMTGPIPYSLTNGLETAKQEEEIILIPYGCTTLRISQFPLVR; translated from the coding sequence ATGCTGCGCGTATCTCTCGTCATAATGCTCTGTCTGGGGCTGCAAAACGGTATTCTTGCCCAGGCCAAAAGCCCGAAGAAATCTGCTCCTTTTGCCGGATATGTTACCAACAGAGCCCCCTTGAAGCCCAATCCCTACATTGAGTTACCGTTGGGGGCCATCAGGCCGCAGGGTTGGTTAAAGGAAATGCTGCTCCGGCAAAAAACGGGTGCATCGGGACGGCTCGATGAGCTTTACCCCCTCGTTATGGGCAAACGAAATGGCTGGCTGGGGGGCGATGGTGACCAGTGGGAACGCGGGCCATACTGGATCGACGGGCTTTTGCCGCTGGCGTATATTCTCAATGACCCGGAATTGATTGCTAAAGTGAAACCCTGGGTAGAGTGGGCCATTAACAGCCAACAATCCAATGGCTACTTCGGCCCCTTAACCGATTATCCGCAGGAAGCGGGCGTGCAGCGGGACAACTGTCAGGACTGGTGGCCCAAGATGGTGATGCTCAAGATTCTGAAGCAATACTATTCGGCAACTCAGGATCAGCGGGTTATCAAGCTGATGACCAACTATTTCAAATACCAGTTGCGGGAATTGCCGAAGCACCCACTCGACCACTGGACGTTCTGGGCGCGGTACCGGGGCGGTGACAATCTGATGGTCGTTTACTGGCTCTACAACCATACGGGCGATGCCTTCCTGTTACAACTGGCCGATCTGCTGCACAAACAAACGTTCGATTATACCAACAGCTTTCTAAACACCAACCTGTTGAGCCAGCAGGGGAGTATCCATTGTGTCAATCTGGCGCAGGGATTCAAAGAACCGCTGATCTATTACCAGCAGCACCCGGACCAAAAATACGTGAAAGCGGTTGATAAAGGCCTTGCCGATTTACGTCATTTTAACGGTATGGCGCATGGCCTGTACGGGGGCGACGAAGCGCTCCATGGAAATAACCCAACGCAGGGTTCGGAATTGTGCAGTGCCGTCGAGATGATGTTCAGTCTGGAAAGTATGCTGAATATTACCGGTCGGGTGGCGTATGCCGACCAACTGGAGAAAATCGCTTTCAATGCCTTACCGGCGCAGGTTACCGACGACTTTATGGGTCGGCAGTATTTTCAACAGGCTAATCAGGTGATGCTTACGCGGCACGTTCGGAACTTTGACCAGAATCACGGCGGGACGGATGTGTGTATGGGCCTGCTGACGGGCTATCCCTGCTGCACGTCAAATATGCACCAGGGATGGCCCAAGTTTACCCAAAACCTGTGGTATGCCACCCCCGACAAAGGATTGGCGGCACTGGTTTTTTCGCCCAGCGAAGTAAATGCCCAGGTAGCGGGTGGAAATGCGGTCACGTTTACTGAAGAAACCAATTATCCCTTCGACGAGACAATCAAGTTCACATTGACGACGGATAAGCAGGCTACATCGCTGGCCTTTCCATTTCACATGCGCATTCCAGCCTGGTGTACGAAAGCAACTATTACCGTAAATGGCCGTGTCTGGAAAGAAACTACCGGCAATCAGATTGTGACGGTTAACCGTAGCTGGAAGTCAGGGGATGTGGTTGAGCTTCACCTGCCGATGCACGTTATGAAAAACACCTGGTACGAGAATTCAGTCTCCATAGAGCGCGGCCCGCTGACGTATGCGCTGAAAATGGAGGAAGAAGCAAAAACGGTAAAAAATGACAGAGACCCGATCAATTACGGAAATGAATACACCGAAGTGCGGTCGTCGTCACCCTGGAATTTTGGTCTGGTAGCTGTTCCTGAGGATAAACTAGAGCAGGCTGTAAACGTTATACAGAAAGGAGCGGTAGCTGCTTTCCCGTGGAATCCTACAAATGCACCATCAGAAATACGGGTGAAGGCTCGCCGGATACCTTCCTGGCAACTGTACAATGACATGACCGGCCCCATTCCCTACAGCCTGACAAACGGCCTGGAGACGGCAAAGCAGGAAGAGGAAATTATCTTAATACCTTATGGTTGTACTACTTTACGCATTTCTCAATTTCCGCTGGTTCGGTAA